From a region of the Candidatus Thorarchaeota archaeon genome:
- a CDS encoding GTPase domain-containing protein, protein MSYLTDSDTFKRDRPAMASTHTRDRSRTAKILIAGTGAVGKTSLVRVLKEGRPLDSAEAVLPYRRTPFLNLETIQAKELGASESQDTYLMVDVAGQLGLPIHALRDLGNIATRNIDLVLLVFSADNLQSLLELQNWIQTVKNSHAEGSTKPLRFVLLMNKCDLKREMDRGLVEALLKSEPKIEQYFEISCKTGAGLQELSSWLVLNVSI, encoded by the coding sequence ATGAGCTACCTCACAGACTCAGACACTTTCAAAAGGGACCGACCAGCAATGGCAAGCACGCACACACGAGATAGGTCAAGGACTGCCAAGATTCTGATCGCAGGTACCGGTGCAGTGGGGAAGACCTCTTTGGTCAGGGTGTTGAAGGAGGGGCGACCGCTAGACTCAGCGGAGGCGGTACTGCCATATCGCAGGACTCCCTTCCTGAACCTAGAGACCATTCAGGCCAAGGAGTTGGGTGCTTCGGAGTCGCAGGACACCTACTTGATGGTTGACGTGGCGGGCCAGCTCGGACTGCCAATTCACGCACTGCGCGACCTGGGCAATATTGCCACCCGAAACATCGACCTTGTGTTGCTGGTGTTCTCGGCCGACAATCTGCAGTCCCTACTGGAGCTTCAGAACTGGATTCAGACTGTCAAGAATAGCCATGCGGAGGGTTCCACCAAACCACTCAGGTTCGTGCTACTGATGAACAAGTGCGACCTGAAACGCGAGATGGACCGGGGTCTTGTTGAAGCTCTTCTGAAGTCAGAACCGAAGATCGAACAGTACTTCGAGATAAGCTGCAAGACCGGTGCAGGGCTTCAAGAGTTGTCATCGTGGCTTGTGCTGAATGTCAGCATATGA